From a region of the Mytilus galloprovincialis chromosome 3, xbMytGall1.hap1.1, whole genome shotgun sequence genome:
- the LOC143068649 gene encoding uncharacterized protein LOC143068649 → MKNLTGKQPYKCDECCKEFSSKGNYNIHKKIHTGEKPYKCDICGKGFVQNSNCKVHLRKHTGETPYKCDKCGKVFGHKGNYNIHKNIHTGGKPYKCDICGKEFCQKNIYQIHMRTHTSEKPYKCDVCDKEFGQKGNYNEHMRIHTGEKHFKCVFCDQEFHRESACQIHMRKHTGEQPYRCDVCGKQFRRKRNCLTHMRTHTGEKPYKCDICEKKFGKKDSCLIHMRTHTGEKPYKCDECGKEFSAKSNYNVHMKKHTGEKPYACYICGKEFGQSSSCRTHMITHTGEKPYRCDVCGKAFGHKSNRNKHMKIHTWKDKM, encoded by the coding sequence ATGAAAAATCTTACTGGTAAACAACCTTACAAATGTGATGAATGTTGTAAAGAATTTAGTAGCAAAGGCAATTataatatacacaagaaaatccatactggtgaaaaaccttacaaatgtgatatttgtggAAAAGGATTTGTCCAAAACAGTAACTGTAAAGTTCATTTGAGAAAACATACTGGCGAAACACCTTACAAATGTGATAAATGTGGAAAAGTATTTGGTCATAAAGGCAATTATAATATACACAAGAATATCCATACAGGTGGaaaaccttacaaatgtgatatttgtggaaaggaattttgccaaaaaaatatttatcaaattcacatgagaacacatactagcgaaaaaccttacaaatgtgatgtatgtgataAGGAATTTGGTCAGAAAGGCAACTATAATGAACACATGAGAATTCATACTGgggaaaaacattttaaatgtgttttttgtgATCAAGAGTTTCACCGAGAAAGCGCCTGTCAAATTCACATGAGAAAGCATACTGGTGAACAACCTTACAGATGTGATGTTTGTGGAAAACAGTTTCGCAGAAAAAGGAATTGTCTAactcacatgagaacacatactggcgaaaaaccttacaaatgtgatatttgtgaaaaaaagtttGGCAAAAAAGATAGTTGTCTaattcacatgagaacacatactggtgaaaaaccttacaaatgtgatGAATGTGGTAAAGAATTTAGTGCCAAGAGCAACTATAATGTACACATGAAAAAACATACTGGCGAAAAACCTTACGCATGTTATATTTGTGGAAAAGAATTTGGCCAAAGCAGTTCTTGTCGTACACACATGATAACACATACTGGCGAAAAACCTTACagatgtgatgtatgtggtaaagcaTTTGGTCACAAAAGCAATCGTAATAAACACATGAAAATCCATACTTGGAAAGATAAGATGTGA